A window of Candidatus Obscuribacterales bacterium genomic DNA:
CTGGATGGATTTCAAAGCCGACCTTGACGGGCGAGTTGCTGTAGTCACGGGAGCTGCTGGAGGCATTGGTCGAGCGGTTGCATTGCTACTTGCTGAGTCCGGTGCCGCAGTAGTCGTCACGGACAGGCACCAAAATGCGGACGCTCTCAGTGACCTGACAGCTGAGATTAACCGGCTCA
This region includes:
- a CDS encoding SDR family NAD(P)-dependent oxidoreductase, with the protein product MDFKADLDGRVAVVTGAAGGIGRAVALLLAESGAAVVVTDRHQNADALSDLTAEINRL